The following is a genomic window from Bordetella petrii.
GACGTGCCCGCGCGCCGGCGAAATCACCGAGGGCGAGCAGATCGGCATCGATCTGGCCAATGGCTGCGTGCTGCGCGCCGACGGCACGCCGTTGCCCTGCGAGCCGGTGCCCGGCTTCCTGCTCGACATGGTGCAGGCCGGTGGCCTGCTCTTGCAGCTCAAGCGCCGGCTGGCCGATGGCTCGCTGCCCCGTCATCCCCTGAGAGCCTGATGAATTCAAACCTGTTGAAAGACAAGCTGGCCGCCGGCGGCGCCGTGCTGGCCCCCGGCATCTACGACGCGTTGTCGGCCCTGATCGCCGAACAGGCCGGGTTCGACGCGCTGTACCTGTCGGGCGCGTCCATCGCCTATGCCCGGCTGGGCCGGTCCGACGTCGGCCTCACCACTTACACCGAGGTCGAAGACGTGCTGGCGCGCATTACCGAAAGGGTGCGCTGCCCGGTCATCGTCGATGGCGACACCGGCTTTGGCAACGCCCTGAATGTGCAGCGCACGGTGCGCGGCTTCGAGCGCGCGGGCGCCGCCATGATCCAGCTGGAAGACCAGGGTTTTCCCAAGCGCTGCGGCCACCTGGCCGGCAAGTCGCTGGTGCCCGCCGAAGAAATGTGCGGCAAGCTGCGCGCCGCGCTGGACGCGCGCGCCAGCGACGCCACGCTGATCCTGGCGCGCACCGACGCCGTGGCGGTCGAGGGCCTGGACGCCGCTTTCGAGCGCGCCGAGCGCTATCTGGAATGCGGGGTCGATGCCATTTTCATCGAGGCCCTGCGCTCGCCCGCGCAACTGGATGCCGCCTGCGCGCGTTTCGCCGCGCGCGTGCCGCTGCTGGCCAACATGGTAGAAGGCGGCCAGACGCCTATCGAAAGCGCCGAGGCGCTGGCCGCGCGAGGCTTTCGCATTGTCATCTTCCCGGGCGGCACGGCGCGCGCCGTGGCCCACGCGCTGCAGGCCTACTATGGCAGCCTGCGGCAGCATGGCACCACTGCGCCGTGGCGTGATCGCATGCTCGATTTCGACCAGCTCAATGCGCTGATAGGCACGCCGGCCCTCATGGACGAGGCAAGCCGCTACGGCTAGCGGGCGCGGGCGATGGGGTGTCAGAAGTTTGTCAGGTAGCTAAAGCTACCCTTGAATCCCTTTTGTTCCTCAGGCCACCCCTATGTCCCACGTCCGCCTTGACGGCTCCGCTTCTGCCTACGATCGCACCACCATTGCCCTGCACTGGCTGACCGCGCTGCTGGTGGTCGTGTTGTTCGTGCTCGCGCAGGTGTGGGAATCCATGCCCCACGGCACGCCCGTGCGCAAGTCGTTGCAGGGTTTGCATGTGTCGCTCGGCCTGCTGCTGACCGCGATCATTGCATGGCGCCTCGTGTGGCGCGCCACCGGGGGCAGGCGGCTACCCCCGGCTTCGCAGGGCGCGCTGCAGGCGACTGCCAAAGGCGTGCACTATGCGCTGTACCTGCTGCTGGTGGCCCAGATCGTGCTGGGCTTCCTGTTCCGCTGGGCGCAGGGCGAACCCTTCACGTTCTTCGGATGGTTTTCGGTCCCGAAGCTGCTGCCGTTGACCCGCGACCAACGGCATTTTTTCGGCGACCTGCACAATATCGTGGCGTGGGTAATTGTCGTGCTGGCCGGCCTGCACGCGCTGGCGGCCTTGTGGCATCACTATGTGCGGCGCGACGGCCTGTTGC
Proteins encoded in this region:
- a CDS encoding isocitrate lyase/PEP mutase family protein, with translation MNSNLLKDKLAAGGAVLAPGIYDALSALIAEQAGFDALYLSGASIAYARLGRSDVGLTTYTEVEDVLARITERVRCPVIVDGDTGFGNALNVQRTVRGFERAGAAMIQLEDQGFPKRCGHLAGKSLVPAEEMCGKLRAALDARASDATLILARTDAVAVEGLDAAFERAERYLECGVDAIFIEALRSPAQLDAACARFAARVPLLANMVEGGQTPIESAEALAARGFRIVIFPGGTARAVAHALQAYYGSLRQHGTTAPWRDRMLDFDQLNALIGTPALMDEASRYG
- a CDS encoding cytochrome b; this encodes MSHVRLDGSASAYDRTTIALHWLTALLVVVLFVLAQVWESMPHGTPVRKSLQGLHVSLGLLLTAIIAWRLVWRATGGRRLPPASQGALQATAKGVHYALYLLLVAQIVLGFLFRWAQGEPFTFFGWFSVPKLLPLTRDQRHFFGDLHNIVAWVIVVLAGLHALAALWHHYVRRDGLLRRMAGCNRANRLS